DNA from Cyprinus carpio isolate SPL01 chromosome B3, ASM1834038v1, whole genome shotgun sequence:
ACAAAAGCTCTCTGTGACATATGCATACAGCTAATTTCATGAATTTATGATAAAACCAATCACATTGTGAATATATGGTGATTAAAGGGTTAACGTTCCCCTTAAAGTCTACCATAAGTCTACAAGTCTACATAAGTTTACGTTTAAATAATTAGTGAGAACAGTTTAAAGCGCTTGAATAAATGCTTAATTACgtttttaagctattttttttctatctaagCTTTTAAAGTCAGAAGTTGTGAAGTATGGGAGGGAAAAGAACGTGTGTGACGTAGTGACGCTTCAGGGCGGTGTTCTCACGTTtccgaaaaaaaaagaaaagaaaagagggaaaaaagcaaATACTGCTGTGGTACTACATCTGGAATACAGAGACTCGTGCTTTGAGAATCTATAGTGGGATCCCATAGTAAAGGCAACCCAGTGTTTTCTTCCTGCTCTCGTTTGCTTTTCAAGGATTTTTTCCTCTCCCCTTCGCCTGTAAGTTGGAGAACATTGGAAGTTTTCTTTGGTTCGTTTATGGAATATTTGCACGTTGTTTTCAGGATATACTCAGCCACATTTCTGTTTACTACAAATTTACTTAAGGAGACGTCCTAACCTTATTTAGCTCATCGTTTGTCTTTTCTTGGGaagattgttgttttatttaaagtggaggttattattattattagcctatgaTTGCGCttcttattatgtttttaataagtttgtttttgctaattatattattagtattagttttaAATTGTTAGTCCTACTAGCCAATATTTTGATATGAGCACATCTAAAGTTTTGATTTTAGTCATAGTCGCTCGCAGAGTTTTGCAACTGGTCTGGATGAAAACAAATGCTTTGGAACATTGCTTTGGAAttcttccttctttttctttttatctggTTCCGAAATCTGCCTCAATACGTACtcagcaaatatttcattatattagaATTTTGTTAGCTTCTCATAATCTTTACTTTCTGGGgagggggagaaaaaaacaaaacagataaacagttaagacgtgaaaaaaaaaaaaaaaaaaaaaatgcggcatcttgagaaaaaaagtgacgtgactgCATGTGGGACGTGTTTTTCtgataaatatagatatttagatGGCTTTTCAAACATCGCAGTGTGATTAGTGTAATTATCAACGTAATGTTTCCACAATACAGATGCTTTCGATTAAAATGTAGgagaaaaaagtaaagaaaatagaCAGGACTGAAAGGATGTTTGGGTTGGGATGAGTTTGATAGCAGCGCGATCTGGTGGCCAGATGTGGAACTGCATGAGTAAACACTACCCTCTATAAAGCCGCCAGGTGTGTATTTGAGGAGGAACTGTGAttactttctgtttctgttctctTAGACGAACTTCAAAATGCTGGCCATTCTGTTAGCAACGATAGTCTTACATCTGACGGACCTTATCATTCTCTTCATTTCCACATGTGCTAATGTGAGTATCATCTTTGAGGTCTGACTTGCTTGCTTTTGCTTTAATGGGTCATATTTCTGAGCTGGAATTTAGTAAAGGATTGGTTTCATGTGTAGATTTAATCATATGGGtgtttctttatataaaaaaggcCTGGAGAACAGATGGAGTTGCGAATTATGATCTCTGGTATGACTGCACACAAAGGAATGGAGGATATAACTGCCGTGGGACTAATGATGCTGGTGAGTCTTCAAATTTTTTTTAGGAAAGTTCCATATTTATTCAAAAGTTCCAAATGGGCGATAACGCATCATCAGTACAATAacaaaatgtgagaaatgttcTTATATGAGAAAGAGAAACTTATGACTTAAGAATAGTAGCAATGTATGTGATgttcattctgatttttttttttttttttttttttgtctgtgtttctttACACTCTGTCAGACTGGCTTCAAGCAGTTCAAGCCCTCATGGTCCTAGCCACCATTTTCTGCTTgatctccttcatcttcttccTCTGCCAGCTCTTCACTCTTGTAAAGGGAGGTCGCTTCTTTTTCACGGCCGTCTTCCAGGTCCTTGCCAGTGAGTATTTCCTCTCCGGGTCTTATCCCAACTGAAGGACCCCGTCTACAGgtttttattctttctctttctgtctcccgAAGGTCTGTTTGTGATGAGCGGAGCCATCATCTACACGGTGATGAGTCCAGAGTGGAAAAACGAGAATGATACTTACGGATACGCCTTCGTCCTGGCCTGGCTGGCTTTCCCTCTCACGCTCATCAGTGGCTTCATTTACATtgttctgagaaagaaagaatgagagtTTAGACCTCAGGGATTGTTGTAGAGCTGAGAACACTACTCAGATGACAGACTCTAACCTAACGGCCGTCTCCTCCAGGCCTGAATATTTAGACCCTAATGTGATCAAAGAAACTGACAGTTCATGAAGATTGAATACAGCGAAGACACAGTGTGCATGACACAATGTGGTGAGCCTGTTTGGCTGGTGAGCCTATTTATATCACTtttatatggcttttttttttttttttttgtaaatagtaaTGCTATGAAGTGTCAATGAAGGCCCTGACTTTTTAAGATTTTACTCAAGGAGGAGAGATATAGGAAAagtgtcatccttttttttttttttttttttttattgtgtgttataACCCTTTTCaaatatcttgttttaaaatgtcataataaagTGTATTCTCAAAGGGAATTTGTTGACGTCGACTTGAAATGTTCTCTTATATCCAAATTCCAGAATAATAAAACGAAGAATTGTGTTTGGAATTCTTTGGAAATGGTGCTATGTATTTACCATTGCTGAACTTTATAGTAAGATATACCTATAGGCTCAAATGTGTTAAATCTCACGAAAACATTTTAGAACACATAGTTTACCTGTGATTATATCGCTTTATGAGATGTCttctttctgtattatttttttgtttgtttaagaaaaataaataaatatctaattttttttccttgtctcaATTTTCAATACTTCAGGAAGACTGAGACACAGTGGGCACGTTTAGTGAGATGCTGAATTACGCTGTAATAGAGACTTTTCGaagtttgttattgtttgttattgtccAGCTAGAAATGCAATGtagaaaaaaatctgtaaagtCAAGCAAACCCCTCCCGAAAGGAAGCACAGAGACTGAGGTCAGGCTTTCTGTCAGTAGAtgaagaaaacagatttgacaCAGTGATGACTTTTCATGGACTACACGTGCGTCATCTCAGAGTCCTGAGGATCAGAAACCAaagaaaagtgaaagaaaaggcAGTGTTTAATAGTTGGATGTCTGAATGCAGTCACTGGCAGGACTGAAAACAACTATTATGTCATATTATGTTAAATGTGCAAGTTTCAGtgtgaaatgaaaaacagaattaCACAGTGAAATCTCAGAAAACATTCCCAGCATTCTCATGAAATCCTGAAGCTTCATTCATCAAGGGCTGTGGCAATTTGGGTTGTAGTCCCAAATTTTCTTGTTTCATCTCAGAAgtaaattgtgtgtgtgagtgtgtgtgtgtgtgtgtgtgtgtgtgtgtgtgcgtgcgtgcgtgcgtgcgtgcgtgcgatcgtgcgtgcgtgcgtgcgtgtgtgtgtgtgtgtgtgtgtgtatgtgtgtgtggtattccctatggggatatttttttttttagttttttggtcCCCATTAGGAAACAAGCTTAGAAATcatactaaatattttaaataaagtttttcattagtttttttttttttttttgaaaatctaaaaatgcagaaagttttgtcTGAGAGGAAGTTTTAGAGGTTGGGTTATAAGGTAAAGGAATAGAAAATACCATTAGTATAGTATAAACACCATTATGTCTATCGAATGTCCCTATTAAACATGAAgaaccaatgtgtgtgtgtgtgcataatcaAGCATAATACTGCATTAGAATTACTATTATCTCTTGTTGGAGAATTATAGGATTAAACATAGCCAAGAAACATTCATCCAGGAGCCATGGTTGAAACTGATCATTTTTATAAAGGTAAATAACAAAATCGGGAACTATTTTGATACCATTGTCAGTGAAATGGTGATCCACTTCTAATACCCAATTCCACTTTCAACATTCATTTTCATGTAAGAACTACAGCTGCACAGTCAGCATTTTAACAGTCTGAATTACTGTGAATGCTGATATTCACACCTTATCATAGAACTCGCTTAGAAGAATCTGAAGAGATGAATAAATGAgcgaataaataaatgaacagttgaataaataatatgctatgttatgttatgtCTTATTCATAACCAATGAGTAAGACACACACCACACTTCACATTTCATCTGTTTTAGAGATGACGACTAGATGGCGCCAGACACTTGTTTGAAGGATCGATTGTTGTCAGTTCGTCTCAGCTTTTGTCAAaagatcacaaaagaagataaaattACTTGATTTAGTAACTTTAGCTAATCTGGTTagttaatgatgataatattaaACCGTTAAATCAAACCTGTTTCATTTTAAGTATAGGCTTAACATAAGTTCGCATACAATCTCTAAGTGTGCCATGTTCTGTGGTTTAGAATTATTCTACGTTCGAAATGCagcaaaggattttttttcttaatgcttTTGACTAagtattctttttcttttgattgaTTGGATTATCTCAATTCTCTTGGTAGGCCTATGGTTAAATTGGGAAATCGAGCAGTAAATGCAATTTTTAGTTACTAACTAAACATGTAGATATGGAAATACTGTAACATCATCAGTTAACGTTAAAACTGGATATCACCTAAAAGTCTAAAATACTGATGAGATGTTAGCCCACAATTTGTCGGGGTTTTGACTGCCAAAATTGTCTAGTATTTTTCACCAACATTGCATACTTAATCCTTTAATAATTCTTAGTGCTAACTTAGAAGTAGTATTATAGCACTTTTATAAaactcaaaataactttttttttcaataaataacatttcatataaaTAGCAAACAGACAGATGATAATAAATTGTGCAACATGTGCACCTACCCACACAAAAACCAGCTTAAATATTCACATCAACCCTCCGTTACTGAAACACTTAGAGACACAGATGTGATTCAACACTTTCTAAAAGCATCTTTTGTTTTACACACTCTTGAGTATGCACCCAGTCTGTTTCTTAACACAAAACTTGTACCATCAAATGTGTTCAACCAAGGCAGAGCATACTGATAACATATTGGCGATGTCAAGAAAACTCTGGGGGCCCATAATGGGCTCACTGCTCCATTTCAAACATAGTTAACCTTAGAGGTTATTTATCACCCAGTGGGTCATGAGGGTTGAACAGTATTTACAACAGGACATGGAGACTTTCATCTGGGAATCAGTAGGATGGGTTTGAGGGGTTAACAATGAAAAGGACACTGGATATGTTTGAAATAgcatactactattactacttcTGCAGTATGTgcactgtgcacagtatgcaacTTTTGTATATGCTTAGAGATGATCTACTACATCTGTAAATTAGGTAGTATATTTGCTTAGCTATCAGATCACTTTGGTTGGAGCTAGATGGCCATGTACCTTTTCTACATGAAATTAAACAAGTTTTTCTTGTTCTACAGAATGATGCATAAAGAATGTTTGAACCGTATATATATTCTATCGTAAATGTTCAGTACTATGGTATTTCGTACATGCAACTTAGTTTTATTCTAAATGGGGTGGATTCGGAAACTAAGTGTTTAAAGAAAATTTACCACTTGTAATTTGTGGTAACATGTATGCACGTTACACTCATAAATACAATCTTTCCAACATGACTTAAATGCACCATTACTTGATAGTTTATTTCCACTGATCGTCAATTTCCAGTCACTTTTAAAGCAAGATTTCTGTTAGTCAACATGCTTGTTCAAATGAATCCCATGCATGGACTGATTCTTAGTAAATGACTGGAATTCACCAGTGAACATTTGCTGAACAACActaaaggtgcggtcacattaacAAAATTTCTTGGGCAATTAAAAAGTCCATTGTCCATTGTCAATAGTTTACTAAAACAGAAGTCACTTTCCAACCAAAGAGCGTCCATTTGTCAGTCCGAGCAAGCAACTTAAACCTGTTGCAAAATCTGCAAGTGAAAAACAATCGCGCTCAAATCAGACGAATtcttattgaaatgactggatttgcCAGTGATAGTCTTTATGGTATCCCATTTCCAAGtttgaaaaacaaagattttttttttactgcagtcaGTTTTTCCTTATTGGTTAGGCATTTAGGTGTGTTAAAATCTTAAAGCCACATGCAGGTTTCATCATGTGCTTAGCAAACATCTTGACATGGAGTTGAAGTAGAACGGGACCTCTGAAGGACCCAGCGTGTTCTTTCTTCTCCTGTGATCCCTCCTCTTTGATCCACGCAGGCACACATCAGCTGAAGGAAACCTGAAAAGAGCATCTCCGGTCAGCCGGGAACCCTCCCCTCGCCGCCCCTCTTTCAATGTATCGCCTTTTCATCCCAGGCGTCCGTCTCCTGGAACAAAAGCAGTCCATTTAGATCTTAGTAGGTGATATAGAAAATGGGGAAACGGCATATATTCAGGCTGGATTTCATCATGCCCATAAATCTCAGACAAATCAAAGCCCGGCCCCTCCCAAGCTCTTTGTCTTGCTAATACACATTAGGGTGCGGCTGGCTGGTCACTTTGACCGACAGTCGAGCGGCTACAGATGCACATCTCAGACGCCTTTGAACTCTGACCCGCCACTTAAACCACCACTGGAGTGAGTGGAGGAATCTCTGAGCACCCAGGAATCTCTCTGCTCCACTTCCAGCCTCCAGGGAACTGAGACATGACTATCTGAATGCTGATGGAGAGGAAGATAAGGGACAACAAAATGTCTTGGAGTTTGTCTCCTTTTAAGACCCTACAAGTTGGCACCAACAGAGGGATAATAACAAGGCTGCCGGCAAGGATCGGAATGCATTTCATGGAGAGCGTGGAGAAGAGGCTTTTTCAAGAGGCGCTAAATATCCCATCTTGCAGACCctcactttcttttcttctggATGACCTCTTCGCCTTCCGATTCAGTTCTTGAGTTAGGCAGAGCTGAAAGGGGACAAAGCATTCCTCCACAGTCAGCTAAATTGAGTGATCTGGGGAATGTTTCTTGCAGCCGTATTCTTTAGCTTTATGACTTTGAAACTCTCACAGTAGCTTTCTGTTCTACAGACAACACTACAGGCTCGTCCTTGCAAGTACTGGAAACAAACGGCCTAATTAACTGGTGTTTTCGAGCCTTAAAGAAAttctaatttctttaaattaaattcatagaatttaaatttaaattctaagAAGTTCTAATTCGGATTAAACCTAAAACAATGACTTTGCCAGCTCTGCATAAGAGGGAGGACTTTTTGCAAGCTTGATAAACTACATCAATTATTTGCGCTCCAAActacaaagcaatttttttacaTAGTGAGTCTGCCACCAACACATTACATGACTAAGTTGGTGTGAACACATGCACATGCATTCACACCTCACACATTCTCTCTGCATCTCAGATGCTCAACTTCTGCTGACAAGAGTATAAACAACACACATCTTtgaatgcttaaagggatactccagcccaaaatgaaaattttgtcattaatcacttagccccatgtcgttccaaacccataaaagcaaagtaaagatcatgttccattaagatatgttgtaaatttcctactgtaaatatatcaaaacttaatttttgattagtaatatgcattgctaagaacttcatttggacaactttaaagacatttctctctctctctctctctctctctctctctctctctctctctctctctctctctctctctctctctctctctctatatatatatatatatactatgtgcattatatatatatatatatatatgcaccctcagattccagattatcaaatagttgtatctcacccaaatattaaaaaaaattaccctcaagactggttttgtctttcagggtcacatatattagtGACTTTTacttgataaaacacacacacacacacacacacattggatGCCTCTTAAtttgcatacttccctactacaTAATACCTGTATGACATACTACATTCAGCCAGATACTGATTTGTAAACACTTAATTATTCCATGGC
Protein-coding regions in this window:
- the LOC109075394 gene encoding peripheral myelin protein 22-like, translated to MLAILLATIVLHLTDLIILFISTCANAWRTDGVANYDLWYDCTQRNGGYNCRGTNDADWLQAVQALMVLATIFCLISFIFFLCQLFTLVKGGRFFFTAVFQVLASLFVMSGAIIYTVMSPEWKNENDTYGYAFVLAWLAFPLTLISGFIYIVLRKKE